A stretch of Synechococcales cyanobacterium T60_A2020_003 DNA encodes these proteins:
- a CDS encoding pentapeptide repeat-containing protein: protein MKNSASQDPTPPPSSEKPESWWQRVKQFFKSLTFIQELEAAVVGALITGFATLAIAFVNLVNGLNAQLDRPFQIQESLTKTQITVEEHRQTVLMDYLSTVTELLVKDSSESKEKFGILRALTHAVLQDLDAPRKRYVMMVLYDANLIRLNATPLDRSVVDSFLARANLVGVNLQGLNFRDTDFRKTDLRGANFQGVDLSGSNLQDANFSGTDLRAAVLDAVILEGTDLTSACYNGRTQFDPNFDPIAAGMQKVALTEPCTPQIPNAENGSNSTPDKRPVIPPSS, encoded by the coding sequence ATGAAGAATTCTGCCTCCCAGGATCCAACGCCACCACCATCTTCAGAGAAGCCTGAATCATGGTGGCAGCGGGTTAAGCAATTTTTTAAGTCCCTCACATTTATCCAAGAGTTGGAAGCGGCGGTGGTGGGGGCATTGATTACGGGCTTTGCAACTTTGGCGATCGCCTTTGTGAATTTGGTGAATGGGTTAAATGCCCAACTGGATCGCCCCTTTCAAATTCAGGAATCCCTCACGAAAACGCAGATCACCGTAGAGGAGCATCGTCAAACCGTGCTGATGGATTACCTGAGTACGGTTACAGAACTGTTGGTCAAAGATAGTTCGGAGTCCAAAGAGAAATTTGGCATTCTGCGTGCCCTGACCCATGCGGTTTTACAGGACTTGGATGCTCCCCGAAAGCGCTATGTGATGATGGTGCTGTACGATGCCAATCTGATTCGGTTGAACGCGACCCCGTTGGATCGGAGCGTGGTGGATTCGTTTTTAGCCCGTGCCAATTTGGTAGGTGTTAATCTGCAAGGGCTGAATTTTCGGGACACGGATTTTCGCAAGACAGATTTGCGGGGTGCCAATTTCCAGGGGGTGGATCTCAGCGGCTCTAATTTGCAAGATGCAAACTTTAGTGGAACGGATTTGCGAGCCGCTGTTTTGGATGCCGTGATTTTAGAGGGAACGGATCTGACCAGCGCTTGCTACAACGGACGCACCCAATTTGACCCTAACTTTGATCCGATTGCGGCGGGGATGCAAAAAGTAGCGCTTACAGAACCTTGTACGCCGCAAATTCCGAATGCGGAGAATGGCTCCAACTCCACGCCCGACAAGCGACCTGTAATTCCACCCAGTTCTTAA